Proteins from one Telopea speciosissima isolate NSW1024214 ecotype Mountain lineage chromosome 1, Tspe_v1, whole genome shotgun sequence genomic window:
- the LOC122648827 gene encoding uncharacterized protein LOC122648827 isoform X15: protein MSSGSTNEASSEILDLNSEAVPLVEEEVSVVRVAESTVAITLSVDENLVEQALDTQSPAQGTNPEGETAEAGVSGEGRNLLETFAQGSDVCDGSTGAHGVRGSSEEEESADVCLIKESSERVTKKSVDAGGDGKFGGQPDVALTLKLGASDTEGLTDRVEVTEAESSMTITELTFEEIHVASGERAVELENSEVLNSKGDVPEPMDLDEKPYFPEKNQGVEVEGVGGGTEANDVRDTDPSVSLSSPSNCVHNTTLNIGNSDVNPSQDGIQELVAQIAKTPSDQVIRDQSMDLHLTEANADEGAAVTVDTNLATEAIDESKDAVLDKNQEADVQIAGACGYHQGDQRMGSPSPELGASPLVDNQSMGFDVEAIAVGGCNKLDENLTQSQSQSQPIASDSDAVNSVVDLGSCHSTDFEKKVVEEVLNEDERMEVKEIEADATHPGADENLKTVREVLKEDGGIAAKEMGDDVSNPGTDGNQKTVDEVFEEEEGSRVKEMLDDVNCRDRDGDQNTADEVFKDDEGTGVKEIADDVTHLDKDVDKMTADKVDWEAEGTKVREVGDGVTCLGTDGNLKAVDEIFRKDEGTEVKDGNQMILDDALREGEETEAKEIGTDVTHPSSDGDQRNVGEVVKEDEGPRVKEREDDAKCSVSDCLDENLTKNVSRVDSHVNQMLETSEQVTTTLNPGTASVNDNRVFYGLPTEEGDFSVSDLVWGKVKSHPWWPGQIFDPSDASEQAMKYRKKDSLLVAYFGDRTFAWNEASLLKPFRANFSQMEKQTNLESFRKAVDCALDEIARRVELGLACSCTFEEVYAKTGSQMIENPGIREESSRRKGMDESISVSSFEPEMLVEYIRELALFPYGGVDRLELVIAQVQLLAVHRSRGYSCLPTFQLCGSLVENEADSLILAESKHSKAIVDDSAAISENKDQVLSGKVKFKSRDGSFRKRKHTSEDGGHPIKKERSLSELMAGKKVFSSDDGNESVDGKPVSSLLGKKRKAGDSIPDDSVIQNRKRSISLSGAADADSAQPKRSFKVGESICRVASQLTGSSPILKCSGERLRKVAVKVDQNRESSTWDGDAASPRTPEQRRKIVLPTEHSSPEEMLSQLCLAARDPIKGYSFLTTIISFFSEFRNFVCLDHASSWKHKMSSEKVGGKKKKPPNSNMDSTESYSFEDMQDSYWTDRIVQIGPEEQPLDKSQKKRGRPRKKIFMLTNGADDSHQCSPALDIEQQNPYHNAEQPVEISVGSLDANSKDPNSPAALILSFPESDADSIPSEKNLNIIFRHFGPLKESETEVLKTTNCARVVFKRHTDAEVALSSAGKFSIFGPVHVSYRLMYWPPTSAKAPSFAATQLIEYVAPQGIEDVESQGIEDVESQGIEDMAPQGIEDVESQGIEDMAPQGVEDMESKGIDDMAPQGIEDMASRGIEDVAPQGIEDGASEGIEDMVPAGGNEDMAPQGIEDMAPVRGSTS from the exons ATGTCGTCTGGCTCCACGAACGAGGCCTCCTCCGAGATCCTCGACTTGAATTCCGAAGCCGTTCCACTCGTCGAGGAGGAAGTTTCTGTGGTAAGGGTTGCAGAATCCACAGTTGCTATCACACTGTCTGTAGATGAAAACCTAGTGGAGCAGGCCTTGGACACTCAGAGCCCTGCTCAGGGTACTAATCCCGAAGGTGAAACAGCCGAGGCTGGGGTATCTGGTGAAGGACGGAATTTGCTTGAAACATTTGCCCAAGGTTCTGATGTTTGTGACGGCAGCACTGGTGCTCATGGGGTCCGTGGAAgttctgaagaagaagaatctgctGATGTTTGTTTGATCAAAGAGAGTTCAGAAAGAGTGACCAAGAAATCTGTAGATGCGGGTGGTGATGGGAAATTTGGAGGTCAACCTGACGTGGCGCTAACGCTGAAACTTGGTGCTTCTGATACCGAAGGACTGACAGACAGGGTTGAAGTTACCGAAGCTGAAAGTTCTATGACGATCACCGAGTTGACTTTCGAGGAAATCCACGTTGCTTCTGGGGAGAGAGCTGTTGAATTGGAAAATTCGGAGGTTTTAAATTCCAAAGGAGATGTACCGGAGCCGATGGATTTGGATGAGAAGCCATATTTTCCGGAGAAAAATCAAGGCGTGGAGGTCGAGGGGGTGGGAGGAGGCACTGAAGCTAATGATGTCAGAGATACGGATCCTTCTGTAAGTCTTAGTTCTCCTTCAAATTGCGTTCATAATACCACTTTAAACATAGGTAATAGTGACGTGAATCCTTCTCAAGATGGGATACAAGAGCTAGTTGCCCAGATAGCTAAAACACCTTCTGATCAGGTAATTAGGGATCAGAGCATGGATTTACACCTCACCGAGGCAAATGCAGACGAGGGGGCTGCTGTTACAGTAGATACAAACCTGGCTACCGAGGCCATTGATGAATCCAAAGATGCAGTGCTGGACAAGAATCAGGAGGCAGATGTTCAAATTGCAGGCGCTTGTGGTTATCATCAAGGGGACCAAAGGATGGGCTCGCCTTCTCCTGAGCTTGGTGCTTCTCCGTTagtggataaccaatccatgggCTTTGACGTTGAAGCCATTGCAGTAGGTGGGTGCAATAAGCTGGATGAGAATCTAactcaatctcaatctcaatctcagcCTATTGCCAGTGATTCTGATGCGGTTAATTCAGTTGTAGATTTGGGTAGCTGTCATAGCACAGATTTTGAAAAGAAGGTTGTAGAGGAGGTTTTGAATGAAGATGAACGAATGGAGGTAAAAGAGATTGAGGCTGATGCTACTCATCCTGGTGCTGATGAAAACCTGAAGACTGTACGTGAG GTTTTGAAGGAAGATGGAGGGATTGCTGCTAAAGAGATGGGAGACGATGTTAGTAATCCTGGGACAGATGGAAACCAGAAGACTGTTGATGAGGTTtttgaggaggaggaaggaagtaGGGTTAAAGAGATGCTAGATGATGTTAACTGTCGGGACAGAGATGGAGACCAGAATACTGCTGATGAAGTTTTCAAAGACGATGAAGGAACTGGGGTTAAAGAGATCGCAGACGATGTCACACATCTGGACAAAGACGTAGACAAGATGACTGCTGATAAGGTTGACTGGGAAGCTGAAGGAACTAAGGTTAGAGAGGTGGGGGATGGTGTTACCTGTCTGGGCACAGATGGAAACCTGAAGGCTGTTGATGAGATTTTCCGGAAAGATGAAGGGACAGAGGTTAAGGATGGGAACCAGATGATCCTCGATGATGCTTTGAGGGAGGGTGAAGAAACTGAGGCTAAAGAGATCGGTACTGATGTCACTCATCCAAGCAGTGATGGAGACCAGAGGAATGTAGGAGAGGTTGTGAAGGAAGATGAAGGACCCAGggttaaagagagagaagatgatgCTAAATGTTCTGTCTCTGACTGCTTAGATGAGAACTTAACAAAAAATGTCAGTAGGGTTGATTCACATGTAAACCAAATGCTAGAAACGTCAGAACAGGTTACAACTACTTTGAATCCTGGAACTGCATCTGTAAATGATAATCGGGTTTTTTATGGCCTGCCAACAGAAGAAGGtgatttttctgtttctgatcTAGTCTGGGGTAAGGTGAAGAGTCATCCCTGGTGGCCTGGGCAGATATTCGATCCTTCGGATGCATCAGAGCAGGCAATGAAATACCGTAAGAAGGACAGCCTTTTGGTTGCATATTTTGGGGATAGAACATTTGCTTGGAATGAAGCATCATTGCTAAAGCCCTTTAGGGCTAATTTCTCACAGATGGAGAAGCAGACTAATCTGGAGTCATTTCGTAAAGCTGTCGATTGTGCATTGGATGAAATTGCGAGACGAGTAGAGCTGGGGCTGGCCTGCTCATGCACATTCGAAGAAGTCTATGCAAAGACTGGATCCCAAATGATTGAGAACCCTGGGATCCGGGAAGAATCAAGTAGGAGAAAGGGCATGGACGAATCCATCAGTGTAAGTTCTTTTGAACCAGAGATGCTTGTTGAGTATATCAGAGAATTAGCACTGTTTCCATATGGTGGAGTTGATAGGCTGGAACTTGTCATAGCTCAGGTGCAATTATTGGCTGTCCATCGTTCAAGGGGGTACTCTTGTTTGCCAACGTTCCAGTTGTGTGGCAGTTTGGTGGAGAATGAAGCTGACAGTTTAATCTTGGCAGAAAGCAAGCATTCAAAAGCAATTGTTGATGATTCTGCAGCTATATCTGAGAATAAAGATCAAGTACTATCTGGGAAAGTTAAATTTAAGAGTCGGGATGGCTCTTTCCGTAAGCGTAAACACACCTCAGAGGATGGTGGACATcctatcaaaaaagaaagaagcttGTCAGAGTTGATGGCTGGGAAAAAGGTTTTCTCATCTGATGATGGAAATGAGTCTGTTGATGGGAAGCCAGTTTCATCGTTGTTGGGAAAAAAGCGTAAAGCTGGTGATTCCATTCCTGATGATTCAGTGattcaaaataggaaaagaagtaTTTCCTTATCAGGAGCTGCTGATGCTGACTCTGCTCAGCCCAAGCGATCTTTCAAAGTTGGTGAATCCATTTGTAGAGTTGCAAGCCAACTGactggatcctctccaatccTTAAGTGTAGCGGTGAACGGCTCCGTAAAGTTGCAGTTAAGGTGGATCAGAACAGAGAAAGTTCTACTTGGGATGGTGATGCTGCATCTCCTAGAACTCCTGAACAAAGGAGAAAGATAGTCCTTCCAACAGAGCACTCGTCCCCAGAAGAGATGCTGTCCCAACTTTGCTTGGCTGCACGGGACCCAATAAAAGGCTATAGTTTCCTGACTACCATAATTAGTTTCTTCTCTGAATTCAGAAATTTTGTCTGCCTTGATCATGCAAGTTCTTGGAAGCACAAAATGTCTTCAGAGAAAGTAGgtggtaaaaagaaaaaaccaccCAACTCTAACATGGACTCCACTGAATCGTATAGTTTTGAGGATATGCAAGATTCTTACTGGACTGACAGGATTGTCCAAATCGGCCCTGAAGAACAACCATTGGACAAATCccagaagaaaagaggaaggcCTAGGAAAAAGATTTTTATGCTGACCAATGGAGCTGATGATTCTCATCAGTGCAGTCCTGCATTGGATATTGAGCAGCAAAATCCTTATCACAATGCTGAACAGCCAGTAGAAATTTCAGTGGGCAGTTTGGATGCAAATTCCAAGGACCCCAATTCACCAGCGGCACTAATATTGAGCTTCCCGGAGTCTGATGCAGATTCTATTCCTTCAGAAAAGAATCTGAATATAATATTTAGACACTTTGGGCCTTTGAAGGAATCTGAAACAGAAGTGCTGAAAACGACTAACTGTGCTAGAGTGGTGTTCAAGAGGCATACTGATGCAGAGGTAGCTCTCAGTAGTGCGGGGAAATTCAGCATTTTTGGACCAGTGCATGTCAGCTACAGGTTGATGTATTGGCCACCAACATCAGCTAAGGCTCCATCCTTTGCTGCAACACAACTCATAGAATATGTGGCACCACAAGGCATAGAAGATGTGGAATCACAAG GCATAGAAGACGTGGAATCACAAGGCATAGAGGATATGGCACCACAAGGCATAGAAGATGTGGAATCACAAGGCATAGAGGATATGGCACCACAAGGCGTAGAAGATATGGAATCAAAAGGCATAGATGATATGGCACCACAAGGCATAGAGGATATGGCGTCACGAGGCATAGAAGATGTGGCACCACAAGGCATAGAAGATGGGGCATCAGAAGGCATAGAAGATATGGTACCTGCGGGAGGCAACGAAGATATGGCACCACAAGGCATAGAAGATATGGCACCTGTGAGAGGCAGCACATCTTGA
- the LOC122648827 gene encoding uncharacterized protein LOC122648827 isoform X1 — protein sequence MSSGSTNEASSEILDLNSEAVPLVEEEVSVVRVAESTVAITLSVDENLVEQALDTQSPAQGTNPEGETAEAGVSGEGRNLLETFAQGSDVCDGSTGAHGVRGSSEEEESADVCLIKESSERVTKKSVDAGGDGKFGGQPDVALTLKLGASDTEGLTDRVEVTEAESSMTITELTFEEIHVASGERAVELENSEVLNSKGDVPEPMDLDEKPYFPEKNQGVEVEGVGGGTEANDVRDTDPSVSLSSPSNCVHNTTLNIGNSDVNPSQDGIQELVAQIAKTPSDQVIRDQSMDLHLTEANADEGAAVTVDTNLATEAIDESKDAVLDKNQEADVQIAGACGYHQGDQRMGSPSPELGASPLVDNQSMGFDVEAIAVGGCNKLDENLTQSQSQSQPIASDSDAVNSVVDLGSCHSTDFEKKVVEEVLNEDERMEVKEIEADATHPGADENLKTVREVLKEDGGIAAKEMGDDVSNPGTDGNQKTVDEVFEEEEGSRVKEMLDDVNCRDRDGDQNTADEVFKDDEGTGVKEIADDVTHLDKDVDKMTADKVDWEAEGTKVREVGDGVTCLGTDGNLKAVDEIFRKDEGTEVKDGNQMILDDALREGEETEAKEIGTDVTHPSSDGDQRNVGEVVKEDEGPRVKEREDDAKCSVSDCLDENLTKNVSRVDSHVNQMLETSEQVTTTLNPGTASVNDNRVFYGLPTEEGDFSVSDLVWGKVKSHPWWPGQIFDPSDASEQAMKYRKKDSLLVAYFGDRTFAWNEASLLKPFRANFSQMEKQTNLESFRKAVDCALDEIARRVELGLACSCTFEEVYAKTGSQMIENPGIREESSRRKGMDESISVSSFEPEMLVEYIRELALFPYGGVDRLELVIAQVQLLAVHRSRGYSCLPTFQLCGSLVENEADSLILAESKHSKAIVDDSAAISENKDQVLSGKVKFKSRDGSFRKRKHTSEDGGHPIKKERSLSELMAGKKVFSSDDGNESVDGKPVSSLLGKKRKAGDSIPDDSVIQNRKRSISLSGAADADSAQPKRSFKVGESICRVASQLTGSSPILKCSGERLRKVAVKVDQNRESSTWDGDAASPRTPEQRRKIVLPTEHSSPEEMLSQLCLAARDPIKGYSFLTTIISFFSEFRNFVCLDHASSWKHKMSSEKVGGKKKKPPNSNMDSTESYSFEDMQDSYWTDRIVQIGPEEQPLDKSQKKRGRPRKKIFMLTNGADDSHQCSPALDIEQQNPYHNAEQPVEISVGSLDANSKDPNSPAALILSFPESDADSIPSEKNLNIIFRHFGPLKESETEVLKTTNCARVVFKRHTDAEVALSSAGKFSIFGPVHVSYRLMYWPPTSAKAPSFAATQLIEYVAPQGIEDVESQGIEDMAPQLIVDVAPQGIEDMAPQSIEDMAPEGIEDMDMAPLLIEDVAPQGIENGESQGIEDMDMAPLLVEDVAPQGIVDMAPQGIEDVESQGIEDMAPQGIEDVESQGIEDMAPQGVEDMESKGIDDMAPQGIEDMASRGIEDVAPQGIEDGASEGIEDMVPAGGNEDMAPQGIEDMAPVRGSTS from the exons ATGTCGTCTGGCTCCACGAACGAGGCCTCCTCCGAGATCCTCGACTTGAATTCCGAAGCCGTTCCACTCGTCGAGGAGGAAGTTTCTGTGGTAAGGGTTGCAGAATCCACAGTTGCTATCACACTGTCTGTAGATGAAAACCTAGTGGAGCAGGCCTTGGACACTCAGAGCCCTGCTCAGGGTACTAATCCCGAAGGTGAAACAGCCGAGGCTGGGGTATCTGGTGAAGGACGGAATTTGCTTGAAACATTTGCCCAAGGTTCTGATGTTTGTGACGGCAGCACTGGTGCTCATGGGGTCCGTGGAAgttctgaagaagaagaatctgctGATGTTTGTTTGATCAAAGAGAGTTCAGAAAGAGTGACCAAGAAATCTGTAGATGCGGGTGGTGATGGGAAATTTGGAGGTCAACCTGACGTGGCGCTAACGCTGAAACTTGGTGCTTCTGATACCGAAGGACTGACAGACAGGGTTGAAGTTACCGAAGCTGAAAGTTCTATGACGATCACCGAGTTGACTTTCGAGGAAATCCACGTTGCTTCTGGGGAGAGAGCTGTTGAATTGGAAAATTCGGAGGTTTTAAATTCCAAAGGAGATGTACCGGAGCCGATGGATTTGGATGAGAAGCCATATTTTCCGGAGAAAAATCAAGGCGTGGAGGTCGAGGGGGTGGGAGGAGGCACTGAAGCTAATGATGTCAGAGATACGGATCCTTCTGTAAGTCTTAGTTCTCCTTCAAATTGCGTTCATAATACCACTTTAAACATAGGTAATAGTGACGTGAATCCTTCTCAAGATGGGATACAAGAGCTAGTTGCCCAGATAGCTAAAACACCTTCTGATCAGGTAATTAGGGATCAGAGCATGGATTTACACCTCACCGAGGCAAATGCAGACGAGGGGGCTGCTGTTACAGTAGATACAAACCTGGCTACCGAGGCCATTGATGAATCCAAAGATGCAGTGCTGGACAAGAATCAGGAGGCAGATGTTCAAATTGCAGGCGCTTGTGGTTATCATCAAGGGGACCAAAGGATGGGCTCGCCTTCTCCTGAGCTTGGTGCTTCTCCGTTagtggataaccaatccatgggCTTTGACGTTGAAGCCATTGCAGTAGGTGGGTGCAATAAGCTGGATGAGAATCTAactcaatctcaatctcaatctcagcCTATTGCCAGTGATTCTGATGCGGTTAATTCAGTTGTAGATTTGGGTAGCTGTCATAGCACAGATTTTGAAAAGAAGGTTGTAGAGGAGGTTTTGAATGAAGATGAACGAATGGAGGTAAAAGAGATTGAGGCTGATGCTACTCATCCTGGTGCTGATGAAAACCTGAAGACTGTACGTGAG GTTTTGAAGGAAGATGGAGGGATTGCTGCTAAAGAGATGGGAGACGATGTTAGTAATCCTGGGACAGATGGAAACCAGAAGACTGTTGATGAGGTTtttgaggaggaggaaggaagtaGGGTTAAAGAGATGCTAGATGATGTTAACTGTCGGGACAGAGATGGAGACCAGAATACTGCTGATGAAGTTTTCAAAGACGATGAAGGAACTGGGGTTAAAGAGATCGCAGACGATGTCACACATCTGGACAAAGACGTAGACAAGATGACTGCTGATAAGGTTGACTGGGAAGCTGAAGGAACTAAGGTTAGAGAGGTGGGGGATGGTGTTACCTGTCTGGGCACAGATGGAAACCTGAAGGCTGTTGATGAGATTTTCCGGAAAGATGAAGGGACAGAGGTTAAGGATGGGAACCAGATGATCCTCGATGATGCTTTGAGGGAGGGTGAAGAAACTGAGGCTAAAGAGATCGGTACTGATGTCACTCATCCAAGCAGTGATGGAGACCAGAGGAATGTAGGAGAGGTTGTGAAGGAAGATGAAGGACCCAGggttaaagagagagaagatgatgCTAAATGTTCTGTCTCTGACTGCTTAGATGAGAACTTAACAAAAAATGTCAGTAGGGTTGATTCACATGTAAACCAAATGCTAGAAACGTCAGAACAGGTTACAACTACTTTGAATCCTGGAACTGCATCTGTAAATGATAATCGGGTTTTTTATGGCCTGCCAACAGAAGAAGGtgatttttctgtttctgatcTAGTCTGGGGTAAGGTGAAGAGTCATCCCTGGTGGCCTGGGCAGATATTCGATCCTTCGGATGCATCAGAGCAGGCAATGAAATACCGTAAGAAGGACAGCCTTTTGGTTGCATATTTTGGGGATAGAACATTTGCTTGGAATGAAGCATCATTGCTAAAGCCCTTTAGGGCTAATTTCTCACAGATGGAGAAGCAGACTAATCTGGAGTCATTTCGTAAAGCTGTCGATTGTGCATTGGATGAAATTGCGAGACGAGTAGAGCTGGGGCTGGCCTGCTCATGCACATTCGAAGAAGTCTATGCAAAGACTGGATCCCAAATGATTGAGAACCCTGGGATCCGGGAAGAATCAAGTAGGAGAAAGGGCATGGACGAATCCATCAGTGTAAGTTCTTTTGAACCAGAGATGCTTGTTGAGTATATCAGAGAATTAGCACTGTTTCCATATGGTGGAGTTGATAGGCTGGAACTTGTCATAGCTCAGGTGCAATTATTGGCTGTCCATCGTTCAAGGGGGTACTCTTGTTTGCCAACGTTCCAGTTGTGTGGCAGTTTGGTGGAGAATGAAGCTGACAGTTTAATCTTGGCAGAAAGCAAGCATTCAAAAGCAATTGTTGATGATTCTGCAGCTATATCTGAGAATAAAGATCAAGTACTATCTGGGAAAGTTAAATTTAAGAGTCGGGATGGCTCTTTCCGTAAGCGTAAACACACCTCAGAGGATGGTGGACATcctatcaaaaaagaaagaagcttGTCAGAGTTGATGGCTGGGAAAAAGGTTTTCTCATCTGATGATGGAAATGAGTCTGTTGATGGGAAGCCAGTTTCATCGTTGTTGGGAAAAAAGCGTAAAGCTGGTGATTCCATTCCTGATGATTCAGTGattcaaaataggaaaagaagtaTTTCCTTATCAGGAGCTGCTGATGCTGACTCTGCTCAGCCCAAGCGATCTTTCAAAGTTGGTGAATCCATTTGTAGAGTTGCAAGCCAACTGactggatcctctccaatccTTAAGTGTAGCGGTGAACGGCTCCGTAAAGTTGCAGTTAAGGTGGATCAGAACAGAGAAAGTTCTACTTGGGATGGTGATGCTGCATCTCCTAGAACTCCTGAACAAAGGAGAAAGATAGTCCTTCCAACAGAGCACTCGTCCCCAGAAGAGATGCTGTCCCAACTTTGCTTGGCTGCACGGGACCCAATAAAAGGCTATAGTTTCCTGACTACCATAATTAGTTTCTTCTCTGAATTCAGAAATTTTGTCTGCCTTGATCATGCAAGTTCTTGGAAGCACAAAATGTCTTCAGAGAAAGTAGgtggtaaaaagaaaaaaccaccCAACTCTAACATGGACTCCACTGAATCGTATAGTTTTGAGGATATGCAAGATTCTTACTGGACTGACAGGATTGTCCAAATCGGCCCTGAAGAACAACCATTGGACAAATCccagaagaaaagaggaaggcCTAGGAAAAAGATTTTTATGCTGACCAATGGAGCTGATGATTCTCATCAGTGCAGTCCTGCATTGGATATTGAGCAGCAAAATCCTTATCACAATGCTGAACAGCCAGTAGAAATTTCAGTGGGCAGTTTGGATGCAAATTCCAAGGACCCCAATTCACCAGCGGCACTAATATTGAGCTTCCCGGAGTCTGATGCAGATTCTATTCCTTCAGAAAAGAATCTGAATATAATATTTAGACACTTTGGGCCTTTGAAGGAATCTGAAACAGAAGTGCTGAAAACGACTAACTGTGCTAGAGTGGTGTTCAAGAGGCATACTGATGCAGAGGTAGCTCTCAGTAGTGCGGGGAAATTCAGCATTTTTGGACCAGTGCATGTCAGCTACAGGTTGATGTATTGGCCACCAACATCAGCTAAGGCTCCATCCTTTGCTGCAACACAACTCATAGAATATGTGGCACCACAAGGCATAGAAGATGTGGAATCACAAGGCATAGAGGATATGGCACCACAACTCATAGTAGATGTGGCACCACAAGGCATAGAAGATATGGCACCACAAAGCATAGAAGATATGGCACCAGAAGGCATAGAAGATATGGATATGGCACCGCTACTCATAGAAGATGTGGCACCACAAGGCATAGAAAATGGGGAATCACAAGGCATAGAGGATATGGATATGGCACCACTACTTGTAGAAGATGTTGCACCGCAAGGCATAGTAGATATGGCACCACAAGGCATAGAAGACGTGGAATCACAAGGCATAGAGGATATGGCACCACAAGGCATAGAAGATGTGGAATCACAAGGCATAGAGGATATGGCACCACAAGGCGTAGAAGATATGGAATCAAAAGGCATAGATGATATGGCACCACAAGGCATAGAGGATATGGCGTCACGAGGCATAGAAGATGTGGCACCACAAGGCATAGAAGATGGGGCATCAGAAGGCATAGAAGATATGGTACCTGCGGGAGGCAACGAAGATATGGCACCACAAGGCATAGAAGATATGGCACCTGTGAGAGGCAGCACATCTTGA